The Cytophagia bacterium CHB2 genome includes the window GGTGAATCTGCCGGTGCAGCGACCGCTCCGCCGGGCGCGAAATAGCCCGAAGCGGATTTTTGAAATTGATATTTGAGTATTTCCGAATCGGCGACTGATTCATTCGGCGCCTTGGGATTCAAAATTGCTTCGGTCCAATAATTCAAGCCGCCGAGCAGAACCAAACTTTCGACGCCCATCTGTTTGAGCAACACCCACGCCTGTGCGGCGTGCGTGCCGCCGTTCGAATACAGCACAATTGTTTTGTCCTCGGATAATGCCTCTTGCGCTTCCGGTTCGAACAATTTGTTGAAAGGAATATTCACCGCGCCGGGAATGTGATATTGCGCAAACTCTTCCGCGGAGCGCATGTCAACCACCAGCAAATCCGGCT containing:
- a CDS encoding rhodanese-like domain-containing protein, with the translated sequence PDLLVVDMRSAEEFAQYHIPGAVNIPFNKLFEPEAQEALSEDKTIVLYSNGGTHAAQAWVLLKQMGVESLVLLGGLNYWTEAILNPKAPNESVADSEILKYQFQKSASGYFAPGGAVAAPADSPTAPAKPKVQIDPKKKKKARAGC